The nucleotide window AGTACTCAGGATTGAATATTGATCAATACCTGTAGGCATAATAATAGTATCAGTTACGTTAAAAATAAAAAGTCCGCTATCTACATCAAGCACAAAAATTTTATTGTTCAATGCAAAGGGATATACACCAAAAGCACCACCAAAACTTTCTCCTGATAATGGTGAAGTATCGTACTCATCAGCAATAGTTGGAGATGTAGGATCAGTTAGATCAAAAACACGAAGCCCGGCAGTGTAATAAGATGCATAAGCATAATCACCAATCACAAAAAGGTTGTGAACTGTAGCATCAATATCAGAAAAGGAACCAACCTTTACCGGTGTAGCAGGGTTGCTTATATCCCATATGGTTATATCCGGGCTTGGAGCTACTGCCAATTCATCACATATATAGAGGTAATTGCCATCTTTGCTCGGCCAGCCGTGATGGTGATATTGAATGGCCGAATCAGTAATAGAACCCAGTAATACCGGGTTTGCAGGGTTACAAATATCATAAATATATGTACCCGTATTACCATGAAAATCAAACAACCTGTTCCCGATAACTGATGCATCATGCCCCCCGGTTGTACTATCAGTCCAAATCATCACAGGATTAACAGGATCTGGGTTTAAGTCGTAAATGATCAGCCCGGGGTATTCTGCATACATATAACCGTTGTCATCAATAAATATATTATGAGATGATGGAAATGTATTTACAATTGCAGGATTTGCAGGATCGGCTATATTCACAATATATGCTGTGCCCGAGCCGCCTGTAACACAATATGCATAATTACTCCAGACCTTTATATCAAAATCAGGTACAGTGTTTAGATTGGCTACCTGCACAGGGTTCACAGGATCAGAAACATCTATTATTGTCAGGCCATTATTGCCTACAATTGCATACTCTTTGCCTGATGATGTGTCAATATAACCCCATACATCATAGGACATTCCAGGCAAATTTAACTGACCGAGTAGTGACAGTGTACCCTGCGCTTTTACACCAAACGAATGAAAAATAAAAAGTACAATTATAGATGAAATTTTGTAATGATATCTTTTCATTTTGTATATATTTTTTGAAAATCAAAACTAATTAGAATTTATAAATAATTACATTTTTTACTTTTATTTTTTAAATAATTTTTATTTACCTTGCGCCCCTGGAAATAATAGTTGGCAGTTGGCAGTTGGCAGTTGGCAGTTGGCAGTTGGCAGTTGGCAGTTGGCAGTTGGCAGTTGGCAGTTGGCAAGAACAGTGATCGGGGATTAGGGGATTGGTAAAATTACTAATAACTAAATAGCTTAATAACTTAATTTTATAATGAATGTTAAATTACTTGCCTGCTGAACATTCGGCAAGCAGGTCTGAAATTTTGATAAAAAATTAGTATGTTTAATAAATTTCGTATTATTATAGTAGTTTTATTATTGTCAGGTTTATCTGCAATAGCTCAAAATAAAGAGGTTCCTTTTACACAAGATGATAGAGATAGGTTGATCAGGCTTGATGTAAAATATGAAATGCTGGAAAAACGTTTTGATGATATGAATAAACGTTTTGATGATATGAATAAGCGAATTGATGATATAAAAACCTTTTTATACTGGGGCTTTGGAATTTTGTTTGGTATGATGATGTTTTTATTTGGGTTTATATTGTGGGACAGACGTACAGCACTTGCGCCTGTTATAAAAGAAAACAAAGCTATTAAAGAAGTATTAGTCAAACTTGCAGAAACAAATCCTGACCTGAAAAAAGCATTAAAATATGCAGCAATTTTGTGAAAATAAAGAATGTGCAAGACATTTGGATAAGAGATTGGTCCCTTGTTGCCTCAACATAACTTAATAACAAAAAATCAAAAGTAATATGATGGAAGCAATTATCAGTTTTCTTGGCGACAATATTGAGATGGTCTATATCGTCATCCTGTCAATATTTGTGGGCATGGAAGTTATATCTAAAGTGCCTGCTGTACTTCATACGCCTTTGATGTCAGGCGCTAATGCCATCCATGGTGTTGTGATCGTTGGAGCGATAATAGTGATGGGACACGCTGATAGCAGAGATTATTTATCCCTAACATTGGGCTTTATTGCAGTGGTCTTAGGTACTTTGAATGTGGTA belongs to Cytophagales bacterium and includes:
- a CDS encoding choice-of-anchor B family protein, translated to MKRYHYKISSIIVLFIFHSFGVKAQGTLSLLGQLNLPGMSYDVWGYIDTSSGKEYAIVGNNGLTIIDVSDPVNPVQVANLNTVPDFDIKVWSNYAYCVTGGSGTAYIVNIADPANPAIVNTFPSSHNIFIDDNGYMYAEYPGLIIYDLNPDPVNPVMIWTDSTTGGHDASVIGNRLFDFHGNTGTYIYDICNPANPVLLGSITDSAIQYHHHGWPSKDGNYLYICDELAVAPSPDITIWDISNPATPVKVGSFSDIDATVHNLFVIGDYAYASYYTAGLRVFDLTDPTSPTIADEYDTSPLSGESFGGAFGVYPFALNNKIFVLDVDSGLFIFNVTDTIIMPTGIDQYSILSTQDNQLEVYPNPNKGKFFVTITNKKFQQNRGIHLIRVLSITGQLLYEEEILLVGRQVKQSGSRLVIKKFDLTSWPQGIYVLQLVTEKAVIHRKFILLKSHY
- a CDS encoding NAD(P) transhydrogenase subunit alpha, with the translated sequence MEAIISFLGDNIEMVYIVILSIFVGMEVISKVPAVLHTPLMSGANAIHGVVIVGAIIVMGHADSRDYLSLTLGFIAVVLGTLNVVGGFVVTDRMLEMFKKKK